TACGCTTGATTTTATCGCTCATGGTTTCTGTGCTGGTCTGGCTGAAATGGACATGAACCTTGTAGGTTGTCTTGCCAATTTTCTTTACCATCGCTGGCGTGTTTTCCGGCGCTCTGGACGCAGTAACGGCGTCTGCCACCTGCATAGCATGGGGTTCTTTGTTCATGGCGCTCCTTTCTCCGAACGGGTCTGTGCCGCCGGTAAAAAATCAGTCGTGCTTACTGTTTACAATGTCTTTTGCTGTCTGTCGGGTAGCACCGGCATTTTCTTCCCGGAAATTCTTCCCGTCAAAGAGAATCGGCGCACACCGTTCCAGAATACGGTCATAGATACGGGCGTGAGCCAGATCAGGTGGGTTTTTCAACTCGGACAGTTTCAAGTTTGTTGTGATAATCATGGGTCTACGGCTGCGATAGCGGCTGTCGATGACGAAAAACATCTGCTCCATAGCATATTCGGTACTGCGCTCTACACCCAAATCGTCAATGATAAGCAGGTCATACTCGTCAAAGCTGGCAATAAACTCCGACCTGTCCTCAGAGAACATCCCGGTCAGGCGGTTCAGAATGGTGGGGAAGTTTGTCATCAGCACCGGCACATCCCGGTCAAGCAGGGCGTTGGCAATACAACCGGCGAAAAAGGACTTGCCGGTTCCCACATCCCCGAACAACAGCAGGCCGGTGTTGTTTTTATATGCCTCCTTCCAGTTCTCCACATAGGCGCGGGCCTTGTCCATCAATGGGTTTTGGCCGTTGTCGTTGGCAAAGGTGTAGTCGTACAGATAGCGGTCTTGCAGGCCCTGGGCCTTCCGGCGTTTGATACGCTCCATGCGGCGCTGCCGTTCCTCGGCGGCCTTGCGCCGTTCCTCGGCCTCCCGCTGACACTGGCAGATACAGCGGGGCATGAAGTAGCCAGGTTTCCCAAAGCATGGCACAACGGTCTGCCTCTGGCCGCCGCATTTCTTACAGTGGATGAGACCGTCTGACGGATCTATATACTCGTCCTCAGCCAGTTCCACACTGGCAGCTGCCTTGTCGATCAGCGCCCGGATTTCTGCGGTAATCTCAATCATACAGTTTCATCCTCCTTTACGCTGTAATCCCGGTTGCGTGAGGGTGTGATCGTTTTTTTAGCATCCTCACCGGCCCAGCGCCGGATGGTGGCAGCATGGCTCTGATACCGCTTGCCGGTAGAAGCCATGTACTCGGACAGCTTTTCGATGTACTGGCCCCATACAGTGGGAAAGCTGGCCTGTAAGTCTGCCAGTTCCCCGTCCGTCAGGAAAACATTCTGGTAACGGCCATAGGCGTGGGCGGGGTGTCCCTTCTCTATCTCTCTCTTTATCTCTATCTCTTTCTCTAACTCTATCTCTATCTCTGGTGGACGAATGTCGGACAAATGTCCGCCGTTTGTCCGGGGCGCAGAAAGAGCCTTATTTTGGAGCCTCGCAGCCCGCTTTCGTTCAGCCTCGGTAGAGGACTGGCCGATTAAAAGTTCGATGTTGCTCATGTAGAATGTGCCGCTGTCCAGCACTTCCACAAGGCCCAGCTTCAAAAAGATCTGCAAGGCTCTCTCCACAGTGCCGATCTGCTGGCGGGTGATGGTGGCGATCATCTGCGCCGTGTAGGGGATGTCCTCGTCAAGCTGGAGCCGCCCGCCATGTTTCAGCGATTTCAGATACAGCTTGAGCAGAATGTTGGAATACAGCACACCATCCTGCATACTTTCCAGCAGCACGATGGAATCATCGTCAAAATAGTTTTCTTTGAGTTTCAGGTAATAATATTTTCGGTTGTCTGACATAGGGTTCCTCCTTGGGGTTTCTCTTGGGATTCTGTACGCATTTTAAGGCCGTTTTAGGGGTCGGAGAATAAATCTATCAGCCTGCCTTTGACACCCTCAAAAAAAGCCTTGATTTACAAGGGTTTTTCAGCCCCTAAAGCGTGACATTTCTTCCGTTGTTTCCGCTTGCGCTTTGCGGCGTTGATCCGCTTCATGCGTGCAGCACATTCCGGGCAGTATTTGGCCCGGTTGGAACCGGGGGTAAACAGCGCCCCACATACGGCGCATTTCTTTGCATTCAGCCGGTGGAACAGCGCCGTTTCCAGTTCCTTATCCTGCGGCAATACCGCCGTCCGAAACCACCTGCACAACAGGGAATAGGAAATGGACTGGACACAGACACATTCCTCCCCATCGTCCAGGGCAATACAGTTTCCGTCGATGTAGTTACAGCACTCATGCACTAGCCTCCGCACTCTGCGGTACTGGCGGTAATCCATGACGGGGATAGGTTCAGACTTATTGTTCTTCATAAATGATTTCTTTCATAAAGCCAGTAACCTCCTTGAATGAATTTATTGTTAAATATTCGTGCAAAGTATTGTTTTCTTCGTGCAAATGGCATATACTATAATTGCCAGCAGAAAGGGGTTGATCGTATGGCTGGAAATACCACAAACATCAGTATCCGCATGGACGCAGATTTGAAAGCGCAAGCGGACGCACTGTTTACTGAACTTGGCATGAACCTGACTACGGCGTTTAACATCTTTGTGCGCCAGTCGCTTCGTGAAGGCGGCATTCCCTTTGAGGTGAAGCTGGAACAGCCCAACAAGGAAACGGTTGCTGCCATGCTGGAAGCGGAAAGGATTGCAAAAGACCCGTCTGTAAAGGGATACAATGACCTTGACGAGTTGTTTGCCGACCTGAAAAAATGAGGAAAACAAAGTACACCGTCAAGTACACGACCGCTTTCAAAAAGGACTACAAGCGGGCAATCAAGCGCGGCCTGAAAATCGAATTGCTGGAACAGGTCGTGGCGCTGCTGTCGATGGGCGAACCGCTGCCGGATAAAAACCGCGATCACGATTTGTCCGGCGATTGGGTGGGCCATCGGGAATGTCACATTCTCCCGGACTGGCTGCTCATTTACCGTATCGAGGATGATGTGCTGGTGCTGACGCTTGCCCGCACCGGGTCGCACAGCGACTTGTTCGGCAAATAAACCATCTGCCGCCGTATGGGGAAACCTGTACGGCGGTTTTTCTGTGTGCAAAAGGGTGTCGTGAAACGCGACGCACCTGAAAGGGGTCGGCAAAGCGCCGTACCCTTTACCGCTCCGGCCCCCGGTCGCGGGGCTTGTCCCGTTCCTGTCGGGCCAGTTGGTCGGCGGCCTTGCGGAGCCGTTCCACAGCTTTTAGCTCCTCCCGCATAGCTTTCATGTCGATGCTGTCCACCTGTTTCTGGGCGGTCAACAGGTCGATCTCACGCCGCCATTCCTTCGGGGTGATTGCCTCGCCGCTGTCTTTCAGTTCTTTCAGATACCAGGCCGCCGCGTCATAGAGGATCAGTTCCCGGCTGTGGCGCTGCTCGAACAGTTCCCGCTTCTCCGGCTTTACCCTGGCAAGCTGCTTGTGGACAGTCTTATACTCGTTGTACTGCGCCCACATCTCCCCGCGCTCGGTGAGGACAGCGATCCGGCGCTCAGCCTTGACGATCTTTCCCCGCAGGTCATAGTAACGGCTGTTCATATCAGCGATTTTTTCATGAAGCTGCTGCATAGACTGGATGCCGTTTGCCTGTAAAAAGCTAAATAGTGCAGCGCTTTCCTGCAAAGCCCGGATTTTACCGGTGCGGGTGCGGGGAGTGTTCAACTGCTGCTGGGCCTCCCACAAAGCAGTCAAGCTGCTTTGCTGTGTTTGTGGTTTTTCCGCTTCGTCTTTCGACCAACGATAAAGCCGGGTAATGCGGGCTTTGATTTCTTTCAGCAGCTTGTTGTCGGCAGCGATCTGCCGGTTTACTTCCCCCTTGTCGGTGCGGATGCCGCGCTTCTCCATCTGGCTGGCCGCTGGCCCCAGGTGGACAGAGGGGATTTTATCAATGCCCTGTCGCTTGTAGCTGCGGTGGTCTACCAGGGCAGGCTGACCGGCTGCCTCCAACACCCGATTGGTGTAGGCCGCCCACGCTGCCCGCCAAATCTCCACATTTCCTTTATCGTTCCAATCGGTTGTATCCTCACGATGATTTTTCCAGCCGCCTTTCCCATCCGGGATACGCTGTCCATTCTCGTCCAGGTCGTATGCCTTGCGGCACTTTGCGCCCCACTGTCCATTTTCTTTCAGAGGCCGGAGCGTCAGCATGATATGGACATGAGGGTTGCCGGTTCCCTTGTCATGGATGGCGAAGTCGGCGCACATCCCCTTGTCCACAAAGTTGTCCTTCACATAGGCACGCACAAGAGCGAGCTGTTGTTCGCCGGACAGTTCGCGAGGCAGAGCTGCTTCGATCTCGCGGGCAAGCTGGCTGTCCCTTGCTTTCTCGATTTGCTCCACGCTGTTCCAGAGGGTGGAGCGGTCTGCAAATTCCGGCGAGGCGTGGGCGGGCAGCATGATCTCCGCATGGACAATGCCGCCTTTCCGGGTGTAGTCATGGGTCAGGCCGTCCCATTCATTTGTCAGCTTGGTTCCGCTTCGGTAGGCGGCTGCGGCAACAGCGGAACGGCCCTCGCTGCGCTTGATGATACTGACGGGAATATGGCAAAAATCTATGGGTGGCACCTCCTTTCGGCGGGGATATTTCAGGCTCCGTGGAGCCGAACAAACGCGAAGCGGGTGTTTGGCTGCGCGGGGCGCACAAGGGGTTTGGGGAGTGTAGCGCCCCATCGCGGACGAAGTACGCAACGCCCCCGGCAGGGCGCACAGCACCGGCAACGGTGTATAAGTGCGCCCTTGTAAACAAGGGACTTATGGCGTGTCCCCGGATTTTGGCAGGTTTGCAGTCAATTCCGCAGCCCCCGGAAGATGGGACAGGGCAATCAGAAATGTTTTGACCTCCGCGCCGGAAAGGTCGGGAGCCAGCGGGAAAATCCCCTCCAAAACGGCTCCGCGCTCAATCAGGCGGCGGGTGCGACCCCTGCGTTCTTCGTTCCGCTGCTTGTTCTCCAAAATCTTCTTTCGGTTTTCAAGCTGCCGAATCTCCTTCAGGACTTTCTCCCGTTCTTCTTTTTGGGGGTGGGCTGTAATTTTTTCGTTCATGTCAGGCACCTCTTTTCTTTGGAAATACTCATAGATTGACCGTCCATTTCTGACGCGCAAAGTACCGGCGCAGTCTCCGCAGTGCGGCATGGATGGATTTTCCCGCCTGTGATGGCGTGATACCCTCCATTGCGGCAATATCTTTCACTTTCATACCCAGCATATAGCGGGCGTGAACACGGCGAGCCTGCATAGGCGGCAGGGAAGAAATGGCTTCGTACAATCGCCGTATCAGTTCTTCGTATTCGGCTAATTCTTCTTTTTCTATCAGGTAGTCCTCCGGCGATGGCTGCGCCCAGCCGATGGCGGCATTTTCGATTCCATCGTTACAGTCGAGGGAATAAAATGCCTTATACCGGAACATCTTGCGCTCTCTGGCAGCCTCGGCTCTCTTATCCAGAAGAAACGCTTCGACGATCTCATCGGACACCTCCACACAAATGTCCTCTTTGCAAAATGGATAATATTGTTTGAGATTGATGGTCTGCATAGGCATGCCCTCACTCTGTTTGGAAAAGGCCATCATAGCAGCGGCGCATATTCCGCAGACCCCGGCGGATGGCAACGCTAACCTTGCTGCTGTGGACGCCCTCTATCCGAGAGATTTCCGGCTGCTTGATACCAGCAATGTAGTAGGCGTGAACACGGCGGGCCTGTGTCGGAGTGGCATGAGCCAGAGCCGCAGGCAGAGCTGCAATCAGGCGCAGACGGGTGGTCATTTCTTCTCGTTCCACCAGAATATCCTCCGGCGATCTGCCGTGTTCCAGCGCGTAGTTCTCCGTCCAGCTATATGCGTCCAGGGAGTACCAGGCGCGGTGGTAGACCTTCCGGCGCTCATAGTTGTTCATCTCGCGCTGGGCCTGCCGCATGGCCTCCCAGACCTCGTCGCTGACCTCTACAAACTCGTCGTGCCGGTAGTGGGTATAAATCCACCGCAGATTGATTGTTTTCATAGGCTTACCTCCTGAAAATGGGAGAGGCGGACAGCTCGTCCGCTGTCCGCCCCTCGCTGAGATAAGGGAAATGATCCCTTTCACTTGGTAGCCAGAAAACAGGTCATTCGTTAAGCCTGTTCTCAAAGAAATTTATAAATTTTTTTCTGACCGCCTCCACACTTTGATACACAGCCACTTTGGAGCAGCCGCACAGCACACCGATCTCTGCAAGGCTCAGCCCGTCAAGCGCATAGAGCAGGAACCGGCGGCGCTGGGCCTCGGTACAGGTGTCCAGAACAGCCATCAGCTCATGCAGCGTTTCCATGCGGCAAAGGTATTCCTCCGGCGTTTCGCCGTAGACCCCTACACCCTCGGTGGTAATGATGTACTCGTCAAACTCCCGGTCATCCCAATGCCGCCGCTGTTCATGGAACAGGTTCTCCGTTTTATGATCGGCCCGGTCAAGAAATTCATAGACTTCCAGCGTAACCTCCACGGCCACAGCTTGTCCGTTATAATTGATGGTAACTTCCATCTGCCTTTCCTCCATTCAGATTTTTTGGGTAAATCTGAATGGGGCGGCGGAGAACGGCACCGGGGATAAAGTTCGGGCCATGCTGACCCGATGTTCCGGCTCCATAGGGACAAAAAAGCGCCCGGACGGCATAAAGCCATACGAGCGTAATAGAGTATATTTTGCTGTTTAGTTACATGGTATAGTGCATACTGCTGACCACATTGCTCCGCTGCCGGGAGCAGGCTTTTTTTAGCTGGTGCAGATCATGGATACTGTGAAAAGACGCAAACATAGACACGGCGGCATTCTCCTATATGCCGCCGTGGATTTACACGGTGTTGGGTCGTCGTTGGTTTAGGGTAGACGAAAAGAAACGGCGGCTCTGATTTCTCAAAACCGCCGCCAGGGTATCTAGAGTAAGCGCACAAAATCAACCTGCCCAGCTACGGTTTTTTTCTTTCCCCATTAGGCGGGGCAGGTTTAAAAGAATATGAAAAGCCGATAACAGCAGTCATGTTAGCCTGCGTGTTATCGGCTCTGCGTCTATGCGTCTGGCTCTCTAATAACGGATATATTCAGTTGCTTTACATGAATGAGCGTTTCCTGTTTACATTTTGGACAGAACAAGGGGAAATTCCTTAATTCCGTGTCAATTCGTATTTTTATTCGGGTTTTATTATGGCATATAGGACAACTAACCCAACTTGTCTCTTTCATCAAAATTACCCCGTAACTTGATGTTTCTTTGATATATTTTTTGTTAGTCTATAAAATACGAATATCAATCCAACATTAAGGATGATCATAAAGACCGGCTGGCTCATACCGAAATATGTTTTCATATCAGAAAATATACCGTTTGTATGAAGCATAAAAATCGGGCAAATTTCCTGCATTTTTTGTAAAACAGGAAGGCTATCATTAAAATCAAACACAACTGGCAAGAAGCAGATGACGCAAGAAGTAATAAGCGCTGTAACAGGAGAACTCATTTGAGCACTTAAAAACAATGTAATAGTTGTCAAGGCTACAATCCCAAAAATATTCAATATTACAGAGATAAAGAACATTTGCAAAAAGGTCAAATTATATATTGAAGAAGCATAATGTAATGAAGATTGAATGCTTACATTCCACCCCTGTAACCCATAGGTACAGCCATACAGAACTAAATTTAGCAGTAAATACAAGAGGTATGTGCCAATTACAACTTCCAAGGCCGCTATAATTTTTGAAGTTGTGAGTTTGGTTCGGCCATACCGAGCCGAATAAATAATGCTATCTGTATGAAGTGCATACTCTTCTGAGAAAACAGGAGATAGAGTGATTACAACAATTAAACATATCATTATGGACAAGATGCTCCCCATTCCAGATAATAGCTTATCCCAGCCATCACAATATCCTAAAGTCACAGTTGGACTATTTGGATATGCTGTTTCGAGTGACTTAAAACTACCATCAGAATTTGTCAAATATTCCAGAATCGCCGCTTGGTCACGATAAACATGAACAGCAGAAAAAGCAGAATTTTCATCTTGTCCAACAGTTGCTTGTTTTGCTTGGTCGATTTTTTCTTGCATAGTAAGTAATGTATTTTGAGAGAGTTTTCCTTCAAATATTTCTGCTACTTCCTTCCGTTGTTCAATGGCTGTAAAACCGCTTGCTAATGCCATTTTTTCAAGGTCATAATCATAGAAAACATTTTGATAATTAAATTGAAAAAAGAAAAAATAGGCAACGATAAGAACCACACCAGCTAAAAACAACATTCGTGTTTGCTTTCTCGAACATATTTTATTTCGTTCTGCTTTTATCATTTCATTCATGCTCGGATACCTCCGTAAAATAGTATAAATACAAATCTTCCAATGTTGGATCAACATTCCAAGCGGTTCTGCATGGTGCTTCTTGAGAAATAATCCTCAGCCGTTCTGCACCATTATTATGTTTCAGATTTGCTGTTACATAGTTCAATTCTAATTCTTCGGCCTCTTTTCGAGATACATCACATTCCCAAACACATTTTTCAATCGGCTTCAAAATTTCTTCTGGAGAACCATGTTGAATTAACTCGCCATTTTTCATAATCAGAATCTCATTTGCGATATATTCAACATCAGAAACAATGTGAGTGGACAAAATTACAATTCTATTTTCTGCCAAAGAACTAATCAGATTTCTAAACCGCACCCGCTCTTTCGGGTCAAGTCCAGCTGTAGGTTCATCCAAAATCAAAATACGGGGATCGTTTAGTAATGCTTGAGCAATTCCCAAGCGTTGTTTCATACCGCCGGAAAAAGTTTTGATTTTTTCGTTTTTCTGTGTGAGCAGATCAACAACCTGCAACAGCTCCATTGTGCGATTATGGGCTTTTTTAGGCGGCAGCCCCTTTATTGCAGAGATATACATCAAAAATTTATACGCTGTAAAGTTAGGATAATAGCCAAAATTTTGTGGCAGGTAGCCTAAGATATTACGATATTTCTCGCCCAAATCATGAATGTTTTTCCCGTTAAAAAAAATGGCTCCTTTCGTTTCAGTTTGGACATCGCAAATAATTCGCATCAAAGTTGTCTTGCCCGCACCATTTGCCCCGAGTAGACCATAAACACCATTTGTTAATTTTGCGCTGAAATGATTTACAGCTTTTTTTCTTCCATATTCTTTTGAAAGATCATTTATTGTAAGTTCCATATCAATTCTCCAATCATTTTTTCTTTTTTCAAGTACAGTTGAAGTGTTTTCCCTAATAGGATAATAGATAACACATAAAATCCAATCCATCCCCAGAACATAGACGCTTCAAATATAAATCGCTGATGGAGTACAAGAGAAAATGTTCCAGAAAGAAAAATCATACAAGCGATTAAATGATACAAGCTATCGTTCGTCCTGCTTTTCGCACATATAAAAAGATAACAAGTGCAAGAAATATTAAATGGAATCAAACCATACAACACCATTTCAATCATTGATTTCTGGTAAATATATGCCATTGAAATTAAAATGACTGTTATTAGGAAAAGGTTGATTACTCCAATAATCAGCATACGACCTGCTACAATTTTTACCAGCGTTGTTCTACTAGACTGTTCAATTTCCCACATACCATAGATGTTGCTTTTAGATATTTCTATTGCACCTAATAACGCAAGGAATGGAACCATAACTGCAAGGATTGTCAATGGATAATAAAATGGAACCCTCCATTGGCCCAGGATACATGCTAATAATACTGCACATATAGTGAGTATTATTTGAACAATCCAGAAAGAAAGCGGCAGAAATTGAAGTTGGTTCAATATAATATCTCGCATTGAATTTTTATTGAATTCAGAACTATTCATGTAACTTTTTCCGGCTACGATTACTGCTTTAATTTTAGGTTCAGATGGAGCAGGCGTTTCACAACTCTGCAACCATTCTAATACATCATTTTGTTTTTGGGTCATACATTATCGCCTCCTCTAAAATCAGCCAAATATCGTTCCAGTTTTTTAATCCCCTGTTGGAGCCTAGATTTTACAGTAGAAACACTAGCTTTTGTAATGGTTGCAATCTCTCGGATTTTCAAATCATAATAAAATCGTAAAATGATGACCTCTTTTTGATAGTCCGGTAATGTGTTGATTGCATATTGAATTTGCGCTTTAAGTTCGTTAAGCTCAATTTTTTCAAAGGCATTATCAGTATCTTCTATATCTTCAAGAGTTTCTAAATCCATATACAGGGGTTTTGCTTTCTTAGTATAATTGTTACAGGTATTAACAGCAATCGTTAGCAGGTAGTTTTGAAATTTCCCGATCTTTCGTACTGATTGAATATTCTCCAACAATTTCAAGAAAACATCTTGTGTAATATCTGCGGCGGTATCTGGATCGCCGTTCAATCGCCGACAACAAAATAGATAAATTGACTGATAATATTTTCGGACAATTATCTCAAATGCATCTGTGTCACCCGACTGGATTTTTTTAATTAGTATGAAATCTTCGATACCGTGTCACCGCCTTCCATGTGTAAAACGCCTTACACTTAATATACAACTGAGTAACCCAAAAGGATTTAACTTTAGAAATTTTTCTTTTACTTTTTTCATTTCCCTTCTATTGTAATTCCTGTTCTTGAAAAATATAAGATGTAATATATGAATTATAAACTTCAATCAACCTGCATATAGCAACATTCCACGGGCAAAGTATGAATTATACAATGTAACAGGGTGATGCTATATGGCAAAGGTTGAAGATTGTCCCGGTTTTGAAACCTTCGGTGCAGATGTCAAAGCCGCACGAGAGGCAAGGCGTCTGGCACGAAAAACATTGGCAGAAATGGTTGGGATTGAATGGCGGTATCTTGCCAACATTGAGAATCAAGGTGCGATTCCGAGCCTGCCCGTGATGATCCAGTTGATTAAGGTCTGCGGACTTCCCGTGGAACGGTATTTTAACCCGGAGATCATGCGGGAAGAAAGCGAACAGCGGCAGCGGGTCAGCCACAAGCTGAAACTCTGCCCTGAAGAATACCTGCCGATTATCGAAGGTGCCATAGACGGGGCGCTCAAAATGGAACAGACTGCGAAGCAGAAGGAGGACGCATAATCGCGGCCTCCTTCTGGCATTTCTATATCAAGGTTCCCGGCACTTTTCCAAAAGTTCCCGACACCTCTGCTGGATTTCTCCGGTTTCTGTCACAGTCAGGTCACGGTCATTTCCAGTAATCTTATCTTCCAGAAAGTTGGCGTATGTACCCAACAAAGCGTTCCGTAAATCCTCCGGGGTTTTCTGTATTTCAGCGCTGTACCAGTCATTCCGGTGGGGTTCCCATGCCATCAATGTATAACCGTGGCTGGTCTGAACCACCTCATACAGTGGATCATCATCCAGATATGCCTGAAACACTTTCAAAATCTTTTCAAAGGTCAGCATTTCCCGCACCTCCCATTCAGCTGCAAATCAGTTCCCTGATTAAAATTTCCTCAATCTGTGCCGTTAATGTGTTCATCAGCCCCACCCAACGCATAGGGTCACAGGCTTTCAGTTCTTCCGTGACCCCCGTAGTCTCCATCATGTGAGGCAACATAGTGTCCACACGCTCCTGCGCTGTCCGGTCAATCTCTATCAGGTGTGGATACAGCTTCTCGCTCATCAGCAGATGGTTGTAGAGAATGGGGCGATGTTCCTTTAGGTAGGATTTTCGCATTCTGCCGTACTTGCCGATAGAAGTTTCCGGCTGTTCAGAAAGTTTTAGGTTGGGTATATCATAATCTCCACAACGAATGTAAGTCAACTTACTCATATTCATTCTCCTTTGCTTCGTGATGATTAGACTGCTGCGCTGGCTGCTATGCTGCCTTTGTGCGGTTCTTCTTTTGGTAGCTGTCCGACAGTAGAAAAAACACCTTTTTTCATATCCTCAGCCCGGATCAGGGCTTTCTTAGCGTCCATTTCCGCTTTTTTCTTCGCCTTGATTTTGTCCTCATACTGTTTCTGTGCGCCGCTGGCTTTCCGCTTCAAATAATTCTGATGAAGCCTGTCCTTGCGTTCTTCTTTTTTCCGCAGTTCTTCCTGTTCCTCCGGGGTTAAAGGAAGCGGCTGTAAGGATGGTGGGATATAGCGCCCTAAAAAATTGAAGTAGATTTCAATTTCCTGCGTGGTGTCCTGGCTGCCTTTTCGGGCGCGTTCGTGGACAAGGATTTTCTCTACAAACTCGTTGAGCATGGTGTTTGTCAGAGTGTCAAAATTCTCATACTTATCAATTAGGGCTATAAATTTCTCTGCGGATTTCTGGCTCTGCTCATAGCCGGTAACAGCCTTTTCCAGCTCTGCAATTTCAATCTCAAGTGCATCCTGCTCTTTGGCATACTGTGCATCAAGCGCCTTATATCGTGCATCCGGCAGCTTGCCGAGGGCGTTGTCCTCATAGATTTTGCAAATCAGTTTTTCCAGTTCTCCGGCTCTCTTTTGGGCAGCAGCCAGACGCCTGCGCTTTTTCGATATATCGGCACTCTGTTGAGCAACCTGCGTCTCCTGAACAGTGTGAATAAATTCCGTCCGGTCATTTCTCGAATATTCAGCGATAGCCCGGAGCGTGTCGGAAACCAATGTCAGGACAGCACTCTCATTGATACGGTGTTGTGTAGGGCATAGTGTCCCACACGGAACTTTGGTATAATTGGAACAGGTATATTGAGAAACCCGCTTGCCATTGTTGGTGCGGTGGACATACATCTTGCCGCCGCAATCGGCACAATAGAGCAAGCCTGTGAGGGGAGCCGCTTCGCCCCAGCCGTTTGGATAACGCCGTACATTGCTGCGGATTTTCTGCGCCAAATCAAAGGTCTGCTGGTCGATAATGGCTTCATGGGTATTCTCAAAGATCGTCCATTCGTCCTCAGAAACATAGTGGCTTTTCTTGTCCTTAAAGTGCTTGCGGGTCTTGAAATTGATGGTATGCCCTAAATACTCTCGTTTTTTCAAAATGTTCACGATGGTAGATGATCCCCATCCATATGGGTCTTTGATCGGCTTTGAACGGTTCACACCCTCGTTGAAGCGGGCAAGGTGTACGACAGGAATTTCAATCCGGTCTGTGGATAATTTGCAGGCGATCTGGTAAGGCCCATATCCCTCCAGCGTGAGGGAGAAGATACGGCGTACCACTTCGGAAGCTTCCTCATCTACCAACCAATGCTCCCGATTTTCATCCCACAAGTAGCCGTAAATCACAGTGCCGGTCAGGTGCTTGCCACTCATGCCTTTTGACTTAAACACAGAGCGGATTTTCCGACTGGTATCACGGGCGTAAAATTCATTCATAATGTTGCGGAACGGGGTAAAATCGTCATCGCCTTTCAGACTGTCCACACCATCGTTGATGGCAATCAGACGAACGCCTCGCTGCCGCAAAACCTCCATAACTTGACCGACCTTCAGATAGTCGCGTCCTAACCGGCTCATGTCCTTGATGACGATTGCCTCTACACGCCCTGCCTCCACTTCCTCCATCATCGCCAAAAATCCGGGGCGGTCAAAACGGGTGCCTGAGATA
This window of the Mediterraneibacter butyricigenes genome carries:
- a CDS encoding RNA polymerase sigma factor, which translates into the protein MEVTINYNGQAVAVEVTLEVYEFLDRADHKTENLFHEQRRHWDDREFDEYIITTEGVGVYGETPEEYLCRMETLHELMAVLDTCTEAQRRRFLLYALDGLSLAEIGVLCGCSKVAVYQSVEAVRKKFINFFENRLNE
- a CDS encoding cysteine-rich KTR domain-containing protein, coding for MKETSWVSCPICHNKTRIKIRIDTELRNFPLFCPKCKQETLIHVKQLNISVIREPDA
- a CDS encoding ABC transporter ATP-binding protein — encoded protein: MELTINDLSKEYGRKKAVNHFSAKLTNGVYGLLGANGAGKTTLMRIICDVQTETKGAIFFNGKNIHDLGEKYRNILGYLPQNFGYYPNFTAYKFLMYISAIKGLPPKKAHNRTMELLQVVDLLTQKNEKIKTFSGGMKQRLGIAQALLNDPRILILDEPTAGLDPKERVRFRNLISSLAENRIVILSTHIVSDVEYIANEILIMKNGELIQHGSPEEILKPIEKCVWECDVSRKEAEELELNYVTANLKHNNGAERLRIISQEAPCRTAWNVDPTLEDLYLYYFTEVSEHE
- a CDS encoding RNA polymerase sigma factor gives rise to the protein MEDFILIKKIQSGDTDAFEIIVRKYYQSIYLFCCRRLNGDPDTAADITQDVFLKLLENIQSVRKIGKFQNYLLTIAVNTCNNYTKKAKPLYMDLETLEDIEDTDNAFEKIELNELKAQIQYAINTLPDYQKEVIILRFYYDLKIREIATITKASVSTVKSRLQQGIKKLERYLADFRGGDNV
- a CDS encoding helix-turn-helix domain-containing protein — translated: MAKVEDCPGFETFGADVKAAREARRLARKTLAEMVGIEWRYLANIENQGAIPSLPVMIQLIKVCGLPVERYFNPEIMREESEQRQRVSHKLKLCPEEYLPIIEGAIDGALKMEQTAKQKEDA
- a CDS encoding TnpV protein; protein product: MSKLTYIRCGDYDIPNLKLSEQPETSIGKYGRMRKSYLKEHRPILYNHLLMSEKLYPHLIEIDRTAQERVDTMLPHMMETTGVTEELKACDPMRWVGLMNTLTAQIEEILIRELICS
- a CDS encoding recombinase family protein, with protein sequence MRNEKITPLYERLSRDDELQGESNSISNQKRMLEDFARRNGLPNPTHFTDDGISGTRFDRPGFLAMMEEVEAGRVEAIVIKDMSRLGRDYLKVGQVMEVLRQRGVRLIAINDGVDSLKGDDDFTPFRNIMNEFYARDTSRKIRSVFKSKGMSGKHLTGTVIYGYLWDENREHWLVDEEASEVVRRIFSLTLEGYGPYQIACKLSTDRIEIPVVHLARFNEGVNRSKPIKDPYGWGSSTIVNILKKREYLGHTINFKTRKHFKDKKSHYVSEDEWTIFENTHEAIIDQQTFDLAQKIRSNVRRYPNGWGEAAPLTGLLYCADCGGKMYVHRTNNGKRVSQYTCSNYTKVPCGTLCPTQHRINESAVLTLVSDTLRAIAEYSRNDRTEFIHTVQETQVAQQSADISKKRRRLAAAQKRAGELEKLICKIYEDNALGKLPDARYKALDAQYAKEQDALEIEIAELEKAVTGYEQSQKSAEKFIALIDKYENFDTLTNTMLNEFVEKILVHERARKGSQDTTQEIEIYFNFLGRYIPPSLQPLPLTPEEQEELRKKEERKDRLHQNYLKRKASGAQKQYEDKIKAKKKAEMDAKKALIRAEDMKKGVFSTVGQLPKEEPHKGSIAASAAV